From Vibrio gigantis:
CACAACATTTTTCTCTGTTTTGTACGCCATTGGTGAACCTACAAACCAAAGTGTCAGAACCTCTGCAAATCGACTTCACTCAAAAGCAGTACCTAATTTATCTTGATGCAAGTCAGGGTAATGATTTGGAAGTGTTTTCTGTTGATGAAGTGCTAGACGTGACGGAGGGCGAACCGTTTAAGGTTTGTCAGCTCTACGGAGACAAGTACAACAGTACAGAGACTGCACTTCGTTGGCAGCTCGTACAGGATACCCACGAAAGAGGCGTGCTTCGCAGTGGCTTAAAAGTGGCTGATATTGGGCATGTTAGTGCCACAACGTCGTCGAGAGTTTGGTCGGTGACGACAACCGCGACTGACGGCATTCGAGCAGGCTCATTGCCTGTAAACAGCCAAGTGACATGTCGAGAATCTCTTACGATTCCTGCGGCTATGAACTTACTGCGTCGCCCAACCTTGCCAGTGCGTAGTCGTGACGCAAATAAGAATGTATGGGCACTGCTTTGTCATTTGCACTTTAACTATCACGCGATTCTAGGGACGGATGACCCAACCGCTACGCTGAAAAATGTGTTTGATTTGTATAACCACAACCAAGCGGTGCAAAACCACATCTATATCGAGTCCCTGCAAAATATCGAGCAGGAGCAAGTGGTGGCGCCGATCCGAGTGTCAGGAAAAACATGTTTTGCTTACGGCACAAAAATTTCGGTGACGTTAGACGCAAGTAATGTCAACGGAGGTGTATCGCTCTTTGGTCATTTGCTTGACCACTTCTTTGCTTATTTCGCAGGCTTCAACAGCTTTACTCAAGTGGATATTTATTTGGAAGGCCAAGACGGTGTTTACCTGTCCTTCCCGAGGAGAACTGGGTGCAAGAGTTTGTTGTAAGCCGTTTCGCTTATGGTGCGTTTGAGGGGCAGCTAGAAAAAGCGTGGCAGATCTTCAAGCATCAGGCTCATTTAAAAGGTCAGCGACCTGAAGTGAGGTTTAGTGCGGAAATTCTCCCAGCTTACTATCAAGCAGAAGTTTCTACGGTTACTTCGGAGCGAGAGGGTGAATTTACGGTAAAGACATCATTGGCGGCTTTGTTTGGCAACTCTGGTTCGATGCCTAGAGCGATGTATGGCGATGCACTAAAAGCGCGTTTTGAACTTGGTGATGAAGCACCACTCGACTTTTTCGACATGTTTAATAACCGTTACTACCGCTTGTACTGCGAAACAAAGCAAAAGCATGAGCTGACGTATCAGATTGAGGAAGAGGCGTTTCATTGGAATCGTGACCGTCAATCTATTACTGAAATGCTTTCCAGTTTGGCTGGACAGACTGGAGATAAGGCACCAATGCCGGAATCTCATTTGGTGCAATACACCGGCTTATTAGGGTTGAAATTAACCTGCCCATTGGCGCTTAAGTCGATGCTAGAAGATTACTTCGAGTCGGAGTTTGAGGTTGAACGCAGTGGCCTAGAGTATTTGCCTCTAACAGAGTGTTCGTTAACTCAAATTGGCCAAGCCGGAAACAATCATCAATTGGGTATGGGCGCGTTGGTCGGGATGTCGACGCCAATGACGGGGCAGAAACTCAACATAAAAATTTGCCCTCAAGACTATCAGCATTACTTAAAAATACGCAGTGACAAAGAGATGGTTCTTGCGCTGGACCATATGGTTAGAAGCTATATGGGAGTGAATAGCAAGTATGCACTCTATATGAAGGTAAATAGCCAGTATCTGCCAAGAGTGAAGCTATCAAGCAGTCACCAAAAAGCGTTAAGAATTGGCCAATCCGCGTGGATGAGTCATCAATCAGATCGTCAACAGTTTGTTGAAATGCCACTGACGAAAAGTTAGGAAACAGAATGATAAATATTGAACTACAAAGCTTGGTCAAAAGGCTTACTCCGTTACTAAAA
This genomic window contains:
- the tssF gene encoding type VI secretion system baseplate subunit TssF → MSDSLLSYFEQELRFIRNEASQFAERHPGTARALGMRKDSIDDPQIARLIESVALMNGKLQQRLDESYPELTESLVNLLFPHYLRPVPSYSMLDFAIFEEANAKHSIPKGTEFDVASESGEPVVFRTSEDIALLPIQVASVEVLFAPFELAKPAGAENAKAMLELTIKATDSGIELRDLDIDQLKLHLKGESHFALRLYDVLAHGGCQVCIQNNGKSYSLGKSALQPIGFDVNDTILPYQAASFGGFKLLTEFFMFPERFQGFKLDLGNVMQQAIGSEFRIQIFLNEMSVVQARSIQAQHFSLFCTPLVNLQTKVSEPLQIDFTQKQYLIYLDASQGNDLEVFSVDEVLDVTEGEPFKVCQLYGDKYNSTETALRWQLVQDTHERGVLRSGLKVADIGHVSATTSSRVWSVTTTATDGIRAGSLPVNSQVTCRESLTIPAAMNLLRRPTLPVRSRDANKNVWALLCHLHFNYHAILGTDDPTATLKNVFDLYNHNQAVQNHIYIESLQNIEQEQVVAPIRVSGKTCFAYGTKISVTLDASNVNGGVSLFGHLLDHFFAYFAGFNSFTQVDIYLEGQDGVYLSFPRRTGCKSLL
- a CDS encoding type VI secretion system baseplate subunit TssG; its protein translation is MQEFVVSRFAYGAFEGQLEKAWQIFKHQAHLKGQRPEVRFSAEILPAYYQAEVSTVTSEREGEFTVKTSLAALFGNSGSMPRAMYGDALKARFELGDEAPLDFFDMFNNRYYRLYCETKQKHELTYQIEEEAFHWNRDRQSITEMLSSLAGQTGDKAPMPESHLVQYTGLLGLKLTCPLALKSMLEDYFESEFEVERSGLEYLPLTECSLTQIGQAGNNHQLGMGALVGMSTPMTGQKLNIKICPQDYQHYLKIRSDKEMVLALDHMVRSYMGVNSKYALYMKVNSQYLPRVKLSSSHQKALRIGQSAWMSHQSDRQQFVEMPLTKS